The Nocardioides luti genome contains a region encoding:
- a CDS encoding YebC/PmpR family DNA-binding transcriptional regulator translates to MSGHSKWATTKHKKAIVDAKRGKMFAKLIKNIEVAARMGGGDVSGNPTLYDAIQKAKKSSVPNDNIDRAVKRGSGAEAGGADYTTIMYEGYGPAGVAMLIECLTDNKNRAAMEVRTAMSRNGGSLADPGSVSFLFNRKGVVVVPTEQEGRTVTEDDVLEATLEAGADAVNDLGESFEVVSEATDLVAVRTALQAAGIDYDSADASFVPDMQVQLDGDGAGKLFRLIDVLEDLDDVQNIYANYDVSDEVMESLDA, encoded by the coding sequence ATGTCCGGCCACTCCAAATGGGCGACCACGAAGCACAAGAAGGCGATCGTCGACGCCAAGCGCGGCAAGATGTTCGCCAAGCTCATCAAGAACATCGAGGTCGCGGCCCGCATGGGCGGCGGTGACGTCTCCGGCAACCCGACGCTCTACGACGCCATCCAGAAGGCCAAGAAGTCGTCGGTCCCCAACGACAACATCGACCGCGCGGTCAAGCGCGGCTCCGGTGCCGAGGCGGGCGGCGCCGACTACACCACGATCATGTACGAAGGCTACGGACCGGCCGGCGTCGCGATGCTGATCGAGTGCCTCACCGACAACAAGAACCGTGCCGCGATGGAGGTCCGCACCGCCATGAGCCGCAACGGTGGCTCGCTGGCCGACCCCGGCTCGGTCTCGTTCCTCTTCAACCGCAAGGGGGTCGTGGTCGTCCCGACCGAGCAGGAGGGCCGGACGGTCACCGAGGACGACGTCCTCGAGGCGACCCTCGAGGCCGGCGCGGACGCCGTCAACGACCTGGGGGAGTCCTTCGAGGTCGTCTCCGAGGCCACCGACCTCGTGGCCGTGCGCACGGCGCTCCAGGCCGCCGGCATCGACTACGACTCGGCCGACGCGTCCTTCGTCCCCGACATGCAGGTCCAGCTCGACGGCGACGGCGCGGGCAAGCTCTTCCGCCTCATCGATGTGCTCGAGGACCTCGACGACGTGCAGAACATCTACGCCAACTACGACGTCTCCGACGAGGTCATGGAGTCGCTCGACGCGTGA
- the pgsA gene encoding phosphatidylinositol phosphate synthase, producing MLDRFKQFWQGVMLAPFINLFIRLGISPDAVTVVGTLGVSAGALVFFPQGMIWQGVLVITLFVFSDLVDGAMARKMGRTDDFGAFLDSTLDRVADAALFGGLACYFAWQAESRLYLALSLVILAMGACTSYARAKADVLGYDAKVGIAERPDRLVGLLVPAFFADVLDLPILLHVALWVLAVAATVTVVQRVWVVRRQALARAAS from the coding sequence ATGTTGGATCGCTTCAAGCAGTTCTGGCAGGGCGTCATGCTGGCGCCCTTCATCAACCTGTTCATCCGTCTCGGCATCAGCCCCGACGCGGTGACGGTCGTCGGCACCCTCGGCGTGTCCGCAGGTGCGCTCGTCTTCTTCCCCCAGGGGATGATCTGGCAGGGCGTCCTGGTGATCACGCTGTTCGTGTTCAGCGACCTCGTCGACGGCGCGATGGCCCGCAAGATGGGTCGGACCGACGACTTCGGGGCGTTCCTCGACTCGACGCTCGACCGGGTGGCCGACGCGGCGCTGTTCGGCGGGCTGGCGTGCTACTTCGCGTGGCAGGCCGAGAGCCGGCTCTACCTCGCCCTGTCGCTCGTGATCCTGGCGATGGGCGCCTGCACGTCGTACGCCCGCGCCAAGGCGGACGTGCTGGGCTACGACGCCAAGGTGGGCATCGCGGAACGCCCGGACCGGCTCGTGGGGCTGCTCGTCCCGGCGTTCTTCGCCGACGTCCTGGACCTGCCGATCCTGCTGCACGTCGCGCTGTGGGTGCTCGCGGTGGCGGCCACGGTGACCGTGGTCCAGCGGGTCTGGGTGGTACGCCGACAGGCGCTCGCCCGCGCCGCCTCCTGA
- a CDS encoding alternate-type signal peptide domain-containing protein yields MKKATKGALAAAAAGSLMLGGAGSLAYWTSTSDVNATNITSGHLKLVPTLVGAVPGTECGSWKLDSQDFDPATGTISPGDVLSRTCTYSVDMVGSSLSAKLDVAVGALTGDLGSSLSTAGTRFTVAGGSPVTPGTPTTVADGNAIVLNLEVKWADRAPATDNTYNSNTGNALAEALATTTVSLTQDH; encoded by the coding sequence ATGAAGAAGGCAACGAAGGGCGCACTCGCCGCCGCAGCCGCTGGCAGCCTGATGCTGGGCGGCGCCGGATCGCTGGCGTACTGGACCAGCACCTCGGACGTGAACGCCACGAACATCACCTCCGGCCACCTCAAGCTGGTGCCCACGCTCGTGGGGGCAGTGCCCGGCACGGAGTGCGGTTCCTGGAAGCTGGACTCCCAGGACTTCGACCCGGCCACCGGCACGATCTCGCCCGGTGACGTCCTCTCCCGCACCTGCACCTACTCGGTCGACATGGTCGGCTCCTCGCTCAGCGCGAAGCTCGACGTGGCCGTGGGCGCCCTGACCGGTGACCTCGGGTCCTCGCTCTCGACCGCCGGCACCCGCTTCACCGTCGCCGGCGGCAGCCCCGTCACCCCGGGCACGCCCACCACCGTCGCCGACGGCAACGCCATCGTGCTGAACCTCGAGGTCAAGTGGGCCGACCGCGCTCCGGCGACGGACAACACCTACAACTCGAACACCGGCAACGCGCTGGCCGAGGCCCTCGCCACGACGACCGTCTCGCTGACACAGGACCACTGA
- a CDS encoding signal peptidase I, translating to MTLTPRRALWWGRQTLLTVGAVLGGLCVVVAITAAAFGVRPLVFQSGSMAPTISTGSLAISREVPADDLRKGDVVSVPTATGTRVTHRIVKIDVTDGVATLVLKGDANEVADADPYTVRHADRVLFAVPLLGYVIAWLIGPVGLFLLGLYAAFLLSVILKGSPRKPDDDNPRSEGPTDEGGGKRRVVGGGHRLARSGLAAVTLVGASSGLVVEQSITPTMAAFTNPVPVTGSVYLAGLDAPTGMTCATVQQGNGRTQFSWNAVPSASYELHYGASGGTVQTVAAGTTSFTTANGNANGVVWVVAKRTINSQVWTSADSPHLTYTGSLC from the coding sequence ATGACCCTGACACCGCGCCGGGCGCTGTGGTGGGGTCGTCAGACCCTGCTCACGGTCGGTGCTGTGCTGGGCGGACTGTGCGTCGTGGTGGCGATCACGGCCGCAGCCTTCGGGGTGCGTCCCCTGGTCTTCCAGTCCGGGTCGATGGCACCCACGATCAGCACCGGCTCGCTGGCGATCTCCCGCGAGGTCCCGGCTGACGACCTTCGCAAGGGAGATGTCGTCTCGGTCCCCACCGCCACCGGCACCCGGGTCACCCACCGGATCGTGAAGATCGACGTGACCGACGGCGTCGCGACCCTCGTGCTGAAGGGCGACGCGAACGAGGTCGCCGACGCGGACCCGTACACCGTGCGGCACGCCGACCGGGTGCTGTTCGCCGTCCCCCTGCTCGGCTATGTCATCGCCTGGTTGATCGGCCCGGTGGGGCTGTTCCTGCTCGGGCTGTACGCCGCCTTCCTGCTCTCCGTGATCCTGAAGGGCTCGCCCCGCAAGCCCGACGACGACAACCCGCGCAGCGAAGGACCAACCGACGAGGGGGGCGGCAAACGGCGCGTCGTCGGTGGCGGGCACCGGCTGGCGCGGAGCGGGCTGGCCGCCGTCACGCTGGTCGGCGCGTCCTCCGGGCTGGTCGTCGAGCAGAGCATCACGCCGACGATGGCGGCCTTCACCAATCCCGTGCCCGTCACCGGGTCGGTGTACCTCGCCGGCCTCGACGCGCCGACCGGGATGACGTGCGCCACGGTCCAGCAGGGCAACGGGCGCACCCAGTTCTCCTGGAACGCCGTCCCGAGCGCCAGCTACGAGCTGCACTACGGGGCCAGCGGCGGCACGGTGCAGACGGTCGCCGCGGGCACCACGAGCTTCACCACGGCCAACGGCAACGCCAACGGCGTCGTCTGGGTGGTCGCGAAGCGCACGATCAACTCGCAGGTGTGGACGTCCGCCGACAGCCCGCACCTGACCTACACCGGCAGTCTCTGCTGA
- a CDS encoding signal peptidase I: MKSSSVPGWLSWTGQVVSWLVILGVGALFAVALLVPRLAGATPYVIETGSMTPKLPPGTLVVVKPVAPEQIAPGDVITYQIKSGDPTVVTHRVIDQGVDMTGQVRWHTQGDANDAADEGWVLPQQVKGREWYAVPYVGYVTSFVTGQQRGVLIAVVVLGLLGYAANQFRGSLKERRAKTETVETS; encoded by the coding sequence ATGAAGTCATCGTCGGTTCCTGGCTGGCTCAGCTGGACGGGCCAGGTCGTGTCGTGGTTGGTCATCCTGGGGGTGGGTGCCTTGTTCGCCGTAGCGCTGCTCGTGCCTCGGCTCGCAGGTGCGACCCCGTACGTCATCGAGACCGGCTCGATGACCCCGAAGCTCCCCCCGGGGACGCTCGTGGTCGTCAAGCCGGTCGCCCCGGAGCAGATCGCCCCGGGCGACGTGATCACCTACCAGATCAAGTCGGGTGACCCGACGGTCGTGACCCACCGGGTCATCGACCAGGGCGTCGACATGACCGGCCAGGTCCGCTGGCACACCCAGGGCGACGCGAACGACGCGGCCGACGAGGGCTGGGTCCTGCCGCAGCAGGTCAAGGGACGTGAGTGGTACGCCGTGCCGTACGTCGGCTACGTGACCTCCTTCGTCACCGGCCAGCAGCGCGGCGTGCTCATCGCGGTCGTGGTCCTCGGCCTCCTGGGCTACGCCGCCAACCAGTTCCGGGGTTCCCTCAAGGAACGCCGCGCGAAGACAGAGACAGTCGAGACCTCCTGA
- a CDS encoding TasA family protein, translating to MTNSTISARGLLGALRSARVRAALSLGVVLTVGVTGTFAFFTDSVDVTGTTFSAANLDLQVDNGDTVATTTLGMSLMLPGYSSAQVLTVKNNGNVPLKYTMTGGLTGTDAAAYNTAAELRLTVRLGGTRGGSANAFTCTGGTVLYGPTALTNVTSTALIGTRRPAAGLAASATESLCFQVDFISTAGNSLINKTATATFSLLGTSDVS from the coding sequence ATGACGAACTCCACGATCTCCGCGCGCGGCCTCCTCGGGGCCCTGCGCTCGGCGCGGGTCCGCGCGGCGCTGAGCCTCGGCGTGGTCCTCACGGTCGGGGTCACCGGGACCTTCGCGTTCTTCACGGACAGCGTCGACGTCACCGGCACCACGTTCTCGGCCGCCAACCTCGACCTGCAGGTGGACAACGGCGACACGGTCGCCACCACCACCCTCGGCATGTCGCTCATGCTGCCCGGCTACAGCTCGGCCCAGGTCCTCACGGTCAAGAACAACGGCAACGTCCCGCTGAAGTACACGATGACCGGTGGGCTCACCGGCACGGACGCGGCGGCGTACAACACGGCCGCGGAGCTCCGCCTGACGGTCCGGCTGGGTGGCACGCGCGGCGGCAGCGCGAACGCCTTCACCTGCACCGGTGGGACGGTGCTCTACGGTCCGACCGCGCTCACCAACGTCACCTCGACGGCGCTCATCGGCACCAGGCGGCCCGCCGCCGGGCTGGCTGCCAGTGCCACCGAGTCGCTCTGCTTCCAGGTGGACTTCATCTCGACGGCCGGCAACTCGCTGATCAACAAGACCGCCACCGCCACCTTCTCCTTGCTGGGGACCTCGGACGTCTCATGA
- the ruvB gene encoding Holliday junction branch migration DNA helicase RuvB: MTAAEAEGDERAVEAALRPKSLDEVVGQTRVREQLGLVLEAARQRGRAPDHVLLSGPPGLGKTTLAMIIAAEMSAPLRLTSGPAITHAGDLAAILSGMNDGDVLFVDEIHRMSRPAEEMLYMAMEDFRVDVVIGKGPGATAIPLEIPPFTLVGATTRAGLLPGPLRDRFGFTGHLEFYEAHELDRIVHRSAGLLGVELTDEGAAEIASRSRGTPRIANRLLRRVRDFAQVRADGVVTLPVSHAALDLYEVDALGLDRLDRAVIDALCRRFGGGPVGVSTLAVAVGEERETVEEVAEPFLVRMGFLARTPRGRIATAAAWRHLGLPAPSTPGVGQGDAALFED; encoded by the coding sequence CTGACCGCCGCCGAGGCGGAGGGGGACGAGCGAGCCGTCGAGGCCGCGCTGCGACCCAAGAGCCTCGACGAGGTCGTCGGGCAGACCCGCGTGCGCGAACAGCTCGGCCTGGTCCTCGAGGCCGCCCGGCAGCGCGGCCGCGCGCCCGACCACGTCCTGCTGTCGGGTCCACCCGGCCTCGGCAAGACCACGCTCGCGATGATCATCGCCGCCGAGATGAGCGCCCCGCTCCGGCTGACCAGCGGCCCGGCCATCACCCACGCGGGCGACCTCGCGGCCATCCTGTCGGGCATGAACGACGGCGACGTCCTCTTCGTCGACGAGATCCACCGGATGTCGCGGCCCGCCGAGGAGATGCTCTACATGGCGATGGAGGACTTCCGGGTCGACGTCGTCATCGGCAAGGGTCCCGGGGCCACCGCCATCCCGCTGGAGATCCCGCCGTTCACGCTGGTCGGCGCCACCACCCGCGCCGGTCTCCTGCCCGGTCCGCTGCGTGACCGCTTCGGCTTCACCGGCCACCTCGAGTTCTACGAGGCCCACGAGCTCGACCGGATCGTGCACCGCTCTGCCGGTCTCCTCGGCGTCGAGCTGACCGACGAGGGTGCCGCCGAGATCGCCTCGCGCTCCCGCGGCACGCCTCGCATCGCCAACCGGCTGCTGCGCCGCGTGCGGGACTTCGCCCAGGTGCGCGCGGACGGCGTCGTGACGCTGCCCGTCAGTCACGCCGCGCTGGACCTCTACGAGGTCGACGCCCTCGGCCTCGACCGGCTCGACCGTGCCGTCATCGACGCCCTCTGCCGTCGCTTCGGCGGGGGACCGGTCGGCGTCTCGACGCTCGCGGTGGCGGTCGGCGAGGAGCGGGAGACGGTCGAGGAGGTCGCCGAGCCCTTCCTGGTCCGGATGGGTTTCCTGGCCCGCACGCCGCGCGGCCGGATCGCCACGGCGGCCGCCTGGCGCCACCTGGGGCTGCCCGCGCCGTCGACGCCCGGCGTCGGCCAGGGCGACGCCGCGCTCTTCGAGGACTGA
- the ruvA gene encoding Holliday junction branch migration protein RuvA — MIAFVRGQVAAVTLSSAVLEVGGVGLELMCTPGTLATLRPGHTATLPTSMVVREDSLTLFGFLDDDEKTIFELVQTASGVGPKVAQAITAVLAPDDLRTAIASDDVKTLTRVPGIGQKGAQRIILELKDRIGAPVGARGHAGVVGSAPWRDQVHQGLVGLGWGVRDAEQAVEAVAPQAGDSPDVGLLLRAALQTLSKA; from the coding sequence ATGATCGCCTTCGTCCGCGGCCAGGTCGCCGCCGTCACGCTGTCCAGCGCCGTGCTGGAGGTCGGGGGAGTCGGGCTCGAGCTGATGTGTACGCCGGGCACGCTCGCCACCCTGCGCCCGGGCCACACCGCCACCCTGCCGACGAGCATGGTCGTGCGCGAGGACTCGCTCACCCTCTTCGGCTTCCTCGACGACGACGAGAAGACCATCTTCGAGCTCGTGCAGACGGCCTCCGGGGTCGGCCCCAAGGTCGCGCAGGCGATCACCGCGGTGCTCGCCCCCGACGACCTGCGGACGGCGATCGCGAGCGACGACGTGAAGACCCTGACCCGGGTGCCCGGCATCGGGCAGAAGGGCGCCCAGCGGATCATCCTCGAGCTCAAGGACCGGATCGGCGCCCCCGTCGGCGCGCGCGGCCACGCCGGCGTGGTCGGCTCGGCCCCGTGGCGCGACCAGGTGCACCAGGGCCTCGTCGGGCTCGGGTGGGGGGTCCGTGACGCCGAGCAGGCGGTCGAGGCCGTCGCGCCCCAGGCGGGCGACAGCCCCGACGTCGGGCTGCTGCTGCGTGCCGCCCTCCAGACCCTGAGCAAGGCGTGA
- the secD gene encoding protein translocase subunit SecD: MARKTARPGRTLVVFFLGLAISYGLVALGGTWKPELGLDLQGGTRITLTAKGNPTAESLNEARGIIDQRVNGSGVTEAEVTTQGNRYVVVEIPGKSRRDLVETVKRQAQLRFRLVACSSQTAACGGSTATDPTTQLPGVTTPESTPSGAASPSADPTAPSSESSGKNRAPLLLDKKKKAAASPSASPSDAASESASPSADPSASESTTTSPDGGDLVDQPIKWYKQPDDASVKAFNKFECPADGKAPIVDDNPDKPLITCGTGDEAGIKYLLSSALIEGTDLKSAAAEIPQQQVNWVVSLAFNGTGTDEFTKISRELYNTDGQFAVVLDGQVLSAPTMNGLITNGQAQISGNFTEATAMSLATSLKFGALPISFDDAGTQTDVIGPSLAGDQLSAGITAGLAGLFLVMLYCLIYYRGLGLVVIASLVVAAAATYSMVLLLSKGAGFTLSLPGIAGLIVAVGITADSFIVFFERIRDEMRDGKSMRVAVETGWVRARNTCLAADTVSLLAAVVLYIFAAGVVKGFAFALGLSTLIDLAIFFWFTHPMVSYLARYRFFNKGHKLSGLDPEALGINRLPAGGRA, translated from the coding sequence ATGGCACGCAAGACCGCTCGCCCCGGACGCACCCTCGTGGTGTTCTTCCTGGGCCTGGCGATCTCCTACGGGCTGGTCGCTCTCGGGGGCACGTGGAAGCCGGAGCTCGGCCTGGACCTCCAGGGCGGCACCCGGATCACGCTGACCGCCAAGGGCAACCCGACCGCCGAGAGCCTGAACGAGGCCCGCGGCATCATCGACCAGCGCGTCAACGGCTCCGGTGTCACCGAGGCCGAGGTCACGACCCAGGGCAACCGGTACGTCGTCGTCGAGATCCCCGGCAAGAGCCGGCGCGACCTGGTCGAGACGGTCAAGCGCCAGGCGCAGCTGCGCTTCCGCCTGGTCGCCTGCTCCTCCCAGACGGCCGCCTGCGGCGGCAGCACCGCCACCGACCCCACCACGCAGCTGCCCGGGGTCACCACCCCCGAGAGCACGCCGAGTGGTGCGGCCTCGCCGTCGGCCGACCCGACGGCCCCGTCCAGCGAGTCGAGCGGCAAGAACCGCGCCCCGCTCCTGCTGGACAAGAAGAAGAAGGCCGCCGCCAGCCCGTCGGCCTCGCCGAGCGACGCGGCGTCGGAGTCGGCCTCGCCGTCCGCCGACCCCTCGGCCTCGGAGTCGACGACCACGTCGCCCGACGGCGGTGACCTCGTCGACCAGCCGATCAAGTGGTACAAGCAGCCCGACGACGCCTCGGTCAAGGCGTTCAACAAGTTCGAGTGCCCGGCCGACGGCAAGGCGCCGATCGTCGACGACAACCCGGACAAGCCGCTGATCACCTGCGGCACCGGTGACGAGGCCGGCATCAAGTACCTCCTCTCCAGCGCGCTCATCGAGGGCACGGACCTCAAGAGCGCCGCCGCCGAGATCCCGCAGCAGCAGGTCAACTGGGTCGTCTCGCTGGCCTTCAACGGCACCGGCACCGACGAGTTCACCAAGATCTCCCGCGAGCTCTACAACACCGACGGGCAGTTCGCGGTCGTCCTCGACGGCCAGGTCCTCTCCGCACCGACGATGAACGGCCTGATCACCAACGGCCAGGCCCAGATCTCGGGCAACTTCACCGAGGCCACGGCGATGAGCCTCGCGACCAGCCTGAAGTTCGGCGCTCTGCCGATCTCGTTCGACGACGCCGGCACGCAGACCGACGTCATCGGGCCCTCGCTCGCGGGTGACCAGCTCTCCGCCGGCATCACCGCGGGCCTCGCCGGCCTGTTCCTGGTGATGCTCTACTGCCTCATCTACTACCGCGGTCTCGGACTCGTCGTGATCGCCTCGCTGGTGGTCGCGGCCGCCGCGACGTACTCCATGGTCCTGCTGCTCAGCAAGGGAGCCGGCTTCACGCTCTCGCTGCCGGGCATCGCCGGCCTGATCGTCGCCGTCGGCATCACGGCCGACTCGTTCATCGTCTTCTTCGAGCGCATCCGGGACGAGATGCGCGACGGCAAGTCGATGCGGGTCGCGGTCGAGACGGGCTGGGTCCGCGCGCGGAACACCTGCCTGGCCGCCGACACGGTCTCGCTGCTGGCCGCGGTCGTGCTCTACATCTTCGCCGCGGGCGTCGTGAAGGGCTTCGCGTTCGCGCTCGGCCTCTCGACGCTCATCGACCTCGCGATCTTCTTCTGGTTCACGCACCCGATGGTGTCGTACCTCGCGAGGTACCGCTTCTTCAACAAGGGCCACAAGCTCTCGGGGCTCGATCCCGAGGCGCTGGGCATCAACCGACTTCCCGCGGGAGGGAGGGCCTGA
- the pdxT gene encoding pyridoxal 5'-phosphate synthase glutaminase subunit PdxT, whose amino-acid sequence MPSPTIGVFALQGDVREHLVALRSLGVDAIAVRRPVELDACDGLVLPGGESTTMAKLARTFELLEPLRERIRQGMPAFGTCAGMILLADRLEDGAPGQETLGGLDITVRRNAFGRQVDSFEGDLDFDGFDAPVHAVFIRAPWVEAVGPGVETLATVPSGPAVGRIVAVRQGQLMATSFHPEVGTDHRVHGTFVDLVRQAR is encoded by the coding sequence GTGCCTTCCCCCACCATCGGCGTCTTCGCCCTCCAGGGCGACGTGCGCGAGCACCTCGTCGCGCTCCGCTCCCTGGGCGTCGACGCGATCGCCGTACGCCGTCCCGTCGAGCTCGACGCCTGCGACGGGCTGGTGCTGCCGGGCGGCGAGTCCACGACGATGGCCAAGCTGGCGCGGACCTTCGAGCTCCTCGAGCCGCTGCGCGAGCGGATCCGGCAGGGCATGCCGGCCTTCGGGACGTGCGCGGGCATGATCCTGCTGGCCGACCGGCTCGAGGACGGGGCGCCCGGCCAGGAGACCCTCGGCGGCCTCGACATCACCGTGCGCCGCAACGCCTTCGGACGCCAGGTCGACTCGTTCGAGGGGGACCTCGACTTCGACGGGTTCGACGCCCCGGTGCACGCGGTCTTCATCCGCGCCCCCTGGGTCGAGGCGGTCGGTCCGGGCGTCGAGACCCTCGCCACCGTCCCGTCCGGACCGGCGGTGGGTAGGATCGTCGCGGTTCGACAAGGCCAGCTGATGGCCACCTCGTTCCACCCCGAGGTCGGCACGGACCACCGGGTCCACGGCACCTTCGTGGACCTCGTCCGGCAGGCCCGCTAG
- the pdxS gene encoding pyridoxal 5'-phosphate synthase lyase subunit PdxS — protein sequence MVETSPAGTPNDGTGTQRVKRGMAEMLKGGVIMDVVNAEQAKIAEDAGAVAVMALERVPADIRAQGGVSRMSDPDMIDGIIDQVSIPVMAKARIGHFAEAQVLQSLGVDYIDESEVLTPADYANHIDKWNFTVPFVCGATNLGEALRRITEGAAMIRSKGEAGTGDVSNAVTHMRTIRREIRRLGALDEDELYVAAKELQAPYDLVKEVAVNGKLPVVLFVAGGIATPADAAMMMQLGAEGVFVGSGIFKAGNPAQRAEAIVKATTFYDDPDVVAKVSRGLGEAMVGINVDEIPQPHRLAERGW from the coding sequence ATGGTCGAGACTTCCCCCGCAGGCACCCCGAACGACGGCACCGGCACCCAGCGCGTCAAGCGCGGCATGGCCGAGATGCTCAAGGGCGGCGTCATCATGGACGTCGTCAACGCCGAGCAGGCCAAGATCGCCGAGGACGCCGGCGCGGTCGCCGTGATGGCGCTCGAGCGCGTCCCGGCCGACATCCGCGCCCAGGGCGGCGTCTCCCGGATGAGCGACCCGGACATGATCGACGGGATCATCGACCAGGTCTCCATCCCGGTCATGGCCAAGGCCCGGATCGGCCACTTCGCCGAGGCCCAGGTCCTGCAGAGCCTCGGCGTCGACTACATCGACGAGTCCGAGGTGCTGACGCCCGCGGACTACGCCAACCACATCGACAAGTGGAACTTCACCGTCCCCTTCGTCTGCGGTGCGACCAACCTCGGCGAGGCCCTGCGCCGGATCACCGAGGGCGCGGCGATGATCCGCTCCAAGGGCGAGGCCGGCACCGGTGACGTGTCGAACGCCGTGACCCACATGCGCACGATCCGCCGCGAGATCCGTCGCCTCGGCGCCCTGGACGAGGACGAGCTGTACGTCGCCGCCAAGGAGCTCCAGGCGCCGTACGACCTCGTCAAGGAGGTCGCGGTCAACGGCAAGCTGCCCGTGGTGCTGTTCGTCGCGGGTGGCATCGCGACGCCCGCGGACGCCGCGATGATGATGCAGCTCGGCGCCGAGGGCGTCTTCGTCGGCTCCGGCATCTTCAAGGCCGGCAACCCGGCCCAGCGCGCCGAGGCCATCGTCAAGGCCACGACGTTCTACGACGACCCGGACGTCGTCGCCAAGGTCTCGCGCGGTCTGGGCGAGGCCATGGTCGGCATCAACGTCGACGAGATCCCCCAGCCGCACCGGCTCGCCGAGCGCGGCTGGTAG
- the ruvC gene encoding crossover junction endodeoxyribonuclease RuvC — protein sequence MRVLGIDPGLTRCGVGVVDGEVGRPLTLVDVNVLRTSSTEPVPRRLVTIEKGIDAWLDEFEPDVVAIERVFARSDVSTVMGTAQASGIAMVCAARRGLPVAMHTPSEVKAAVTGSGRADKSQVGAMVTRILRLSAPPKPADAADALALAITHIWRGGAQARIDAALAAAGRRSPA from the coding sequence ATGCGCGTGCTCGGCATCGACCCCGGCCTGACCCGGTGCGGGGTGGGCGTGGTCGACGGCGAGGTCGGCCGGCCGCTCACGCTGGTCGACGTCAACGTCCTGCGCACGTCGTCGACCGAGCCCGTGCCGCGCCGGCTGGTGACGATCGAGAAGGGCATCGACGCCTGGCTCGACGAGTTCGAGCCCGACGTCGTGGCGATCGAGCGGGTCTTCGCGCGCTCGGACGTCAGCACCGTCATGGGCACCGCCCAGGCCAGCGGCATCGCGATGGTCTGCGCCGCCCGCCGCGGGCTGCCGGTCGCCATGCACACGCCCAGCGAGGTCAAGGCGGCCGTCACCGGCAGCGGCCGGGCCGACAAGAGCCAGGTGGGCGCCATGGTGACCCGGATCCTGCGGCTCAGCGCCCCGCCCAAGCCCGCCGACGCCGCCGACGCGCTGGCGCTGGCCATCACCCACATCTGGCGCGGTGGCGCGCAGGCGCGCATCGACGCCGCGCTGGCCGCTGCCGGCAGGAGGAGCCCCGCATGA
- the yajC gene encoding preprotein translocase subunit YajC produces the protein MPEAVSTLVPLVGIALLFWLLIIRPASKRQKELGRMQSSLKTGDEVMLTSGIFGVLRDTDGDPDHVRVEIADGVTIKVVRGAIGSIAPAAQPNDQAGLASDEPEEN, from the coding sequence GTGCCGGAGGCTGTCTCCACGCTGGTGCCCCTGGTCGGCATCGCACTCCTGTTCTGGCTCCTGATCATCAGGCCGGCCTCCAAGCGGCAGAAGGAACTCGGGCGCATGCAGTCGTCGTTGAAGACAGGTGACGAGGTCATGCTGACCTCCGGCATTTTCGGCGTCCTCCGGGACACCGACGGCGACCCGGACCACGTGCGCGTCGAGATCGCCGACGGCGTGACCATCAAGGTCGTGCGCGGCGCGATCGGCTCCATCGCCCCGGCGGCGCAGCCGAACGACCAGGCAGGGCTCGCCTCGGACGAGCCGGAGGAGAACTGA